In Vicia villosa cultivar HV-30 ecotype Madison, WI unplaced genomic scaffold, Vvil1.0 ctg.000318F_1_1_3, whole genome shotgun sequence, one DNA window encodes the following:
- the LOC131626701 gene encoding uncharacterized protein LOC131626701 gives MSVSRKDWSARIDDSLWAYRTAYKAPTGASPFQMVYGKPCHLPVEIEHKALWALRFFNRDDNLAFKKRKEQLHELEEFRYLAYESNKMYKENMKRYRDKKLKKKEFKVGDLVLLFNSRLRLFPGKLKSKWSGPFVVKEVKPYGAIVIEDSKTKESWTVNGERLKVYLGGEFDREVCILELLRT, from the coding sequence ATGTCGGTATCCAGGAAAGATTGGTCCGCTCGGATCGATGATTCTCTTTGGGCATACAGAACCGCGTACAAAGCACCAACTGGTGCCTCACCTTTccaaatggtttatggtaagcCATGTCATTTACCTGTAGAAATAGAGCACAAAGCTTTGTGGGCTCTACGCTTCTTTAATAGAGATGACAATCTGGCattcaagaaaaggaaagaacaACTCCACGAGCTGGAAGAGTTCAGGTACTTAGCATATGAGTCCAACAAAATGTAcaaggaaaatatgaaaagatATCGAGACAAGAAACTCAAAAAGAAGGAATTTAAGGTCGGAGATCTTGTACTTCTATTTAATTCTAGGCTAAGACTTTTCCCAggtaaactaaaatctaaatggTCAGGACCATTCGTGGTCAAGGAAGTCAAACCATATGGAGCTATTGTCATTGAAGATAGCAAAACCAAAGAAAGTTGGACGGTTAATGGAGAAAGATTAAAGGTTTACCTTGGAGGAGAATTTGATCGGGAAGTATGCATTCTCGAGCTTCTAAGAACTTAA